In Bacillota bacterium, the following are encoded in one genomic region:
- a CDS encoding slipin family protein, which translates to METFWVVVVAILIAFIASSLKVVKEYERMVVFRLGHLIAAKGPGVIFIIPLLDKAVRISLRTITLDVPTQDVITRDNVTVSVNAVVYYRVVDPNRAVVNVEDYMFATSQMAQTTLRSVAGQAELDGLLAERDKLNQLIQKILDEATDPWGIKVTSVEIKDVVIPEGLQKAISRQAAAERERRAIVIQAEGEKQAAERLAEAAAILAHQDGGMFVRLLRSLPEIAAQQGSLIAFPLPMEFKHLLGRLTGTAASGKPSEND; encoded by the coding sequence ATGGAGACATTCTGGGTTGTTGTAGTAGCGATTCTGATTGCTTTTATTGCTTCTTCACTGAAGGTGGTGAAGGAGTACGAGAGGATGGTGGTTTTCCGCCTCGGCCATCTGATCGCGGCCAAAGGGCCGGGGGTAATCTTTATCATCCCCCTGCTGGACAAGGCGGTGCGCATTTCACTGCGGACCATCACTCTCGATGTTCCCACACAGGACGTGATAACCCGTGACAACGTTACTGTCAGCGTCAATGCGGTTGTCTACTATCGTGTGGTCGATCCGAACCGCGCGGTGGTCAACGTGGAGGATTACATGTTTGCCACCTCGCAGATGGCGCAGACCACGCTCAGGAGTGTTGCCGGCCAGGCGGAACTCGATGGCCTGCTGGCGGAGAGGGACAAATTGAACCAGCTGATTCAGAAGATCCTTGACGAAGCTACCGATCCCTGGGGGATCAAAGTCACATCGGTGGAGATCAAGGACGTGGTGATTCCCGAAGGCCTCCAGAAGGCTATCTCCAGGCAGGCGGCGGCAGAGAGAGAACGGCGCGCCATCGTTATCCAGGCCGAGGGCGAGAAACAGGCGGCAGAGAGGTTGGCCGAGGCAGCTGCCATCCTGGCACACCAGGACGGGGGGATGTTTGTGCGTCTCCTGCGGTCACTGCCGGAAATAGCGGCGCAGCAAGGGTCTCTGATTGCTTTCCCGCTGCCGATGGAATTCAAACATCTGCTGGGGCGGTTGACAGGGACCGCTGCGTCCGGGAAACCATCCGAAAATGATTAA
- a CDS encoding nodulation protein NfeD, whose product MIIKRGLVFILLGAALLVMFLLPASEVSADGRNVVYVIPIEDMITVGTAGFLERHVLKAEEAGAQAVIVMMNTPGGLVDATLDINRIFRGTYLPVVVFVAPSGAIAASAGAFILISADVAAMAPGTTVGAAQPITLSPEGGTAPAEEKTERFLAGHIRSMAKETGRPEEIAEKFITENLVLNYEDAMELGVSDITAANLNELLLELDGYEVEKEGEALIMQTAGARLVDVRMNIGERLQNTLSNPQVAFLLLMLGLAGIYLGLNMPGTFVPEVLGGIILVMGIYGMGLFDISTTGIILLVVGVALIIAEIFTPGFGILGIGGIISLLFGSILLPIEPLMAPDWYHAFRATVIGVVVGVGILLLIVVQAVIGSWRRRKKEPRFFHMPEKAVVVEELSPGGLVSFQGEIWKARNLEKGVVEVGREVQVVNQEGLLLLVKAMDENEGGIF is encoded by the coding sequence GTGATTATTAAAAGAGGTTTGGTCTTTATTTTACTTGGAGCGGCCCTGCTGGTCATGTTTTTGCTGCCGGCAAGTGAGGTTTCTGCTGACGGCAGGAACGTGGTCTATGTCATCCCGATTGAGGATATGATCACGGTCGGCACCGCCGGATTTCTGGAGCGCCATGTACTGAAGGCCGAGGAGGCCGGTGCGCAAGCTGTTATCGTGATGATGAATACCCCCGGGGGGCTGGTCGATGCGACCCTGGATATAAATAGAATATTCAGGGGTACGTATCTGCCGGTGGTCGTCTTCGTGGCCCCCTCGGGGGCAATAGCGGCTTCGGCGGGTGCATTCATCCTCATCAGTGCTGATGTGGCGGCCATGGCCCCGGGTACCACCGTCGGGGCGGCACAGCCCATCACTCTTTCCCCCGAAGGGGGCACCGCCCCTGCGGAGGAGAAGACAGAACGTTTCCTGGCCGGTCATATTCGCAGCATGGCCAAGGAAACCGGGCGCCCGGAGGAGATCGCGGAAAAATTCATTACCGAGAACCTGGTTCTGAATTACGAGGATGCCATGGAGCTGGGGGTGTCCGATATTACGGCGGCGAACCTGAATGAACTTCTGCTGGAACTCGATGGTTACGAGGTGGAGAAGGAGGGGGAGGCGCTGATCATGCAGACGGCCGGTGCCCGTCTTGTGGATGTGCGCATGAATATCGGCGAAAGGCTCCAGAACACATTGAGCAATCCGCAGGTAGCATTTCTTCTGCTGATGCTGGGCCTGGCCGGAATCTATCTGGGGTTGAATATGCCCGGCACCTTCGTCCCGGAGGTACTCGGTGGTATAATCCTGGTGATGGGTATTTACGGAATGGGGCTTTTCGATATCAGCACCACGGGAATAATATTGCTGGTAGTGGGGGTGGCCCTGATCATTGCAGAGATATTTACACCGGGTTTCGGGATTCTGGGTATAGGAGGCATCATCAGTTTGCTTTTCGGTTCGATATTGCTGCCCATCGAGCCATTGATGGCACCGGACTGGTACCACGCTTTTCGGGCCACGGTCATCGGTGTTGTCGTCGGTGTCGGCATCCTGCTGCTCATCGTTGTCCAGGCCGTGATCGGATCGTGGAGGCGGCGCAAAAAGGAACCCAGATTTTTTCACATGCCGGAGAAGGCTGTGGTCGTGGAGGAACTTTCACCCGGAGGGCTGGTCAGTTTCCAGGGCGAGATATGGAAGGCCAGGAATCTGGAAAAAGGGGTTGTGGAAGTTGGCAGGGAGGTTCAGGTTGTCAACCAGGAAGGGTTGTTGCTCCTGGTGAAAGCCATGGATGAAAATGAAGGAGGTATTTTCTGA
- a CDS encoding Rrf2 family transcriptional regulator, protein MTVITKKTEYAIISLMELAMLDEGKTMTTRSIAERQEIPVNLVTQILAELHRAGLTGSVRGAGGGIFLKRDPSTINLREVAELIDGPLSITRCTTPENQCKNIKSCDLRKIWLESQQALLNVLEQTTIKDLL, encoded by the coding sequence ATGACCGTGATCACCAAGAAAACCGAATATGCCATCATCTCCCTGATGGAGTTGGCCATGCTCGATGAGGGAAAAACGATGACGACTAGAAGTATCGCCGAACGACAGGAAATACCGGTAAACCTTGTTACCCAGATTCTGGCCGAACTCCACAGGGCAGGATTGACCGGAAGTGTCCGCGGTGCCGGCGGTGGAATCTTCCTGAAAAGAGATCCATCCACGATCAACCTGCGCGAAGTTGCCGAACTGATCGACGGGCCGCTGAGTATTACCCGTTGCACAACTCCGGAAAACCAATGTAAAAATATAAAAAGCTGTGATCTCCGAAAAATCTGGTTGGAATCACAGCAGGCATTGCTGAATGTACTGGAGCAGACGACCATAAAGGACCTTCTCTGA
- the ndk gene encoding nucleoside-diphosphate kinase, whose translation MVETSLVLVKPDGVQRGLIGEVISRLERKGLKLVGSKMLWMDEERASRHYEEHREKKFYGELVAFITSGPVLAMAWEGRNAIAEIRKMLGATDPLEALPGTIRGDLALFMSNNIVHASDGAESARRELKIFFDPEEIVNYERDISRWIGYKQ comes from the coding sequence ATGGTGGAAACTTCTCTGGTGCTGGTCAAGCCCGATGGTGTTCAACGGGGGTTGATCGGCGAGGTGATCTCCAGGTTGGAAAGAAAAGGCCTCAAACTGGTAGGGTCAAAGATGTTATGGATGGACGAGGAACGGGCATCCCGTCACTACGAGGAACACCGGGAGAAAAAATTTTATGGTGAACTGGTTGCCTTTATTACATCGGGGCCGGTGCTGGCCATGGCCTGGGAGGGCAGAAATGCCATCGCCGAGATCAGGAAGATGCTGGGAGCCACCGATCCCCTCGAGGCGTTACCGGGCACCATCCGCGGTGATCTGGCGCTGTTCATGAGCAACAATATTGTTCATGCTTCAGACGGGGCAGAGAGTGCCAGGCGAGAATTGAAAATATTTTTTGACCCCGAAGAAATAGTAAATTACGAGCGTGATATTTCGAGATGGATTGGCTACAAGCAGTGA
- the speE gene encoding polyamine aminopropyltransferase translates to MVAIKNEVYCGNTEFQKIEIVDTFNFGRCLILDGKIQSTEMDEYIYHEALVHPAMILHPAPRRVLIIGGGEGAVIREVLKYPMVERITMVDLDREVVDLCRKHLPSWHKGAFDEEKVELLHMDARRYLAETDRQFDLIISDLTEPVDDGPSYLLFTREFYGILVRKLAPGGLLAMQSGSFSLQYIEAHAAIRNTLQTCFEIVRSYQAYVPSFDSPWGFNIASRKDDPLKISPEEVDSGLGRLGITDLKFYDGRTHVHMFSIPRDIRRALAEDSTIIEDQKPLIIY, encoded by the coding sequence ATGGTTGCCATAAAAAACGAGGTTTATTGCGGCAATACCGAATTTCAAAAGATTGAAATCGTGGATACCTTCAATTTTGGACGGTGCTTGATTCTTGATGGGAAGATACAATCCACGGAGATGGATGAGTATATCTATCACGAAGCATTGGTCCATCCGGCCATGATCCTGCATCCCGCGCCGCGCAGGGTTCTCATCATCGGGGGCGGGGAAGGTGCCGTGATCCGGGAAGTCCTGAAATATCCCATGGTGGAAAGGATCACCATGGTTGACCTGGACCGTGAAGTGGTTGACCTCTGCCGAAAACATCTTCCTTCATGGCACAAGGGTGCCTTTGATGAGGAAAAGGTGGAATTGTTACATATGGATGCCCGCCGCTATCTGGCAGAGACAGATCGCCAGTTTGATCTGATCATCAGCGATCTGACCGAGCCGGTGGATGACGGGCCTTCTTATCTTCTGTTTACCCGCGAATTTTACGGTATACTCGTACGGAAGCTTGCCCCGGGAGGGCTTCTTGCCATGCAGTCGGGTTCCTTCAGCCTTCAGTATATAGAGGCACACGCGGCGATCAGGAATACACTTCAAACCTGTTTTGAAATCGTTCGTTCCTACCAGGCTTATGTTCCCTCATTTGACAGCCCCTGGGGCTTCAATATTGCTTCCCGGAAAGATGATCCCCTGAAGATATCACCGGAGGAAGTTGACTCCGGGCTCGGTCGTCTCGGCATCACGGATCTGAAATTTTATGATGGGCGGACACACGTTCACATGTTTTCCATTCCCAGGGATATACGAAGGGCTCTGGCCGAGGATAGTACGATTATCGAAGATCAGAAGCCGCTTATCATTTATTGA
- a CDS encoding S-adenosylmethionine decarboxylase proenzyme: protein MNALGRHVLAEFYGCPTELLDDREFIEQEMVSAAKVAGAEVREVAFHQYLPQGLSGVVVISESHLTIHTWPELGYAAVDVFTCGQAVDPWVSCEYLKQKLEAENMMAREIKRGIFDRKVEHKSVANL from the coding sequence ATGAACGCTTTGGGCCGTCATGTGTTAGCCGAGTTCTATGGATGTCCCACGGAACTGCTTGATGATCGGGAATTTATTGAGCAAGAGATGGTTTCAGCTGCCAAGGTTGCCGGCGCTGAAGTTCGTGAAGTGGCCTTTCACCAGTATCTGCCACAGGGATTGAGTGGCGTAGTGGTGATATCAGAATCACATTTGACGATTCATACCTGGCCCGAACTTGGTTATGCCGCTGTTGATGTTTTTACCTGCGGGCAGGCCGTGGATCCCTGGGTTTCCTGCGAGTACCTCAAACAGAAGCTAGAAGCTGAAAATATGATGGCCAGGGAGATAAAGCGCGGCATCTTTGATCGCAAGGTGGAACACAAATCCGTGGCCAATCTTTGA
- a CDS encoding PAS domain S-box protein, whose product MSKPGFPRNQQELYSSIIHDFAGIIVILDRQGKIMFINQQCERISGYPASEMVGKNFGEIFLNVDELELFKAFLENLQVTDFPFYHESTMLTKQGESRLVLWSYNIDKYTDDRIDSVFLIGLDITERGFKEEALRKRSENADGVINALPIAVISLDREGKIKSSNDRAERAFGWEPDLAPEIFRQSFPHIEENEFEKAFGEALGGKLLAAVKTCARMKDGRMADFHLYFSPWRDMDGGIIGVVLTLVDCQNS is encoded by the coding sequence ATGTCCAAACCTGGTTTCCCCCGGAATCAGCAGGAGTTGTACAGTTCGATCATCCATGATTTTGCCGGTATAATTGTTATCCTCGATCGTCAGGGCAAGATCATGTTCATCAATCAACAATGTGAACGGATTTCAGGTTATCCGGCATCGGAGATGGTTGGAAAGAATTTTGGGGAAATATTTTTGAATGTGGATGAACTGGAACTCTTCAAGGCTTTCCTGGAAAATCTGCAGGTGACCGATTTCCCTTTTTACCATGAAAGCACCATGCTCACGAAACAGGGAGAGAGCCGACTTGTACTCTGGTCTTACAATATCGATAAATACACCGACGATCGGATTGACAGCGTATTCTTGATTGGCCTGGATATCACGGAGAGAGGTTTCAAGGAGGAAGCCCTGCGCAAGCGGAGTGAAAATGCCGATGGGGTCATCAATGCGCTTCCGATAGCAGTGATTTCCCTTGACCGGGAAGGCAAGATCAAGAGCAGCAATGACCGTGCTGAACGTGCCTTTGGATGGGAACCGGACCTGGCCCCGGAAATTTTCAGACAAAGTTTTCCCCATATAGAGGAAAATGAATTTGAGAAAGCCTTCGGGGAGGCTCTCGGAGGGAAACTGTTGGCGGCAGTGAAGACATGTGCAAGAATGAAGGATGGCCGGATGGCTGACTTCCATCTTTATTTTTCACCCTGGAGAGATATGGATGGGGGCATCATCGGGGTAGTGTTGACGCTTGTGGATTGCCAGAACAGCTGA
- a CDS encoding HD-GYP domain-containing protein — protein sequence MRLVHLTKVRSGMVVARAIYGSSGQKLLNAGTVMKTHYIKYLQQLGIGQIYVKDERLEGVNEEDIIAERTRLEVRALIKEMMQESRGRTSARKFCIIEDKISEGINILIEELLDNENLIISLADIRSADSYTFDHSLTVTLLSLILAMKLNYPLSLIKRNTIGFLLHDLGYVKVPERILRKQGPLTREEYALIKKHPQYGYELFKKSSLYSDSAAKIIYQHHERLEGQGYPRGLKKENIHWLAQIAAIADTYDALTSQRPYRKYYRPDEALNILSVEGGTKYNHDMLTAFFSFIAAYPTGTHVKLSTGESGLVIANREGYPYRPVVRVLYEGEKHPHPNPYEIDLTQKLDVVVRGVVNRE from the coding sequence GTGCGTCTGGTACATTTGACCAAAGTTCGTTCGGGCATGGTCGTGGCTCGCGCTATCTACGGGTCTTCGGGGCAGAAACTCCTGAACGCCGGAACAGTGATGAAAACACACTACATAAAATACCTGCAGCAGCTGGGAATCGGCCAGATTTATGTGAAAGATGAGCGCCTGGAGGGTGTCAATGAGGAAGATATCATCGCGGAAAGAACGAGATTGGAAGTTCGGGCGCTGATCAAGGAGATGATGCAGGAATCGAGGGGGAGAACCTCGGCGCGGAAATTCTGTATCATTGAAGACAAGATATCCGAGGGTATAAACATTTTGATTGAAGAATTGCTGGACAACGAGAATCTTATCATCAGCCTGGCAGATATCAGGTCGGCGGACAGTTACACATTTGACCACAGCCTAACCGTGACCCTGCTTTCCTTGATCCTGGCCATGAAACTCAATTACCCCCTGAGTCTTATCAAAAGGAATACCATCGGTTTTCTGCTCCATGATCTGGGCTATGTTAAGGTTCCGGAGAGGATTTTGAGAAAACAGGGGCCACTGACCAGGGAGGAGTATGCGCTGATCAAGAAACATCCCCAGTACGGTTACGAGCTTTTCAAGAAAAGTTCGCTCTATTCTGACAGTGCGGCAAAGATAATTTATCAGCACCATGAGCGCCTGGAAGGGCAAGGATATCCGCGGGGGTTGAAAAAGGAAAATATCCACTGGTTGGCTCAGATTGCAGCCATTGCCGATACATACGACGCTCTGACCTCGCAGCGCCCCTACCGTAAATATTACCGGCCGGATGAAGCCTTGAATATTCTGTCCGTGGAAGGTGGCACCAAATACAATCATGATATGCTGACCGCGTTCTTCTCGTTTATCGCAGCTTATCCGACGGGAACCCATGTCAAACTCAGCACGGGTGAAAGCGGTCTGGTCATCGCCAACAGAGAAGGTTACCCTTACCGTCCGGTGGTGAGAGTGCTCTACGAGGGGGAGAAACACCCTCATCCCAATCCCTATGAAATAGACCTGACCCAGAAGCTGGATGTGGTGGTCCGCGGTGTGGTGAACAGGGAGTGA